The region GACCGGGGTCGCCGTAGCGTAGCTGATGCGGAAGTAAGGCGACAATCCGAAGGCCTCGCCCTGAACGGCGGCCACGCCCTCGGCCTCCAGGAGTTCGGTCACGAAGTCGGCATCGGTCTCCAGAAGCTTGCCGTTGGGCAGGGTCTTGCCGATGACGCCGGCGCACGACACATACACGTAAAAAGCGCCTTCCGGCTTGCTCACCGACAGCCCCGGACAGTCGTTGATGCGCGCCACCACAAGGTCGCGGCGCTCCTGGAACAAGGCGTTGCGCTCGGCCAGGAAGTCGAGCGGTCCGTTGAGGGCGGCCACGGCGGCGGCTTGGCTTACCGAGCTGGTGTGGGTGGTGGACTGGCTTTGCAAGGTGTTCATGGCCGAGATCAGCTCGGCCGGGCCAGCGGCATAGCCCACGCGCCAGCCGGTCATGGAAAAGGCCTTGGACACGCCGTTCAAGGTCAAGGTGCGGTCCTTGAGGCGGGGCTCGACCTGGGCGATGGTCGAGAACTTGAAGCCGTCGTAAACAAGATGCTCATACATATCGTCGGTCATCACCCACACGTGGGGATGGGCCAGGATGACACGGGCCAGGGCGGCCAGTTCCTCGGCGGTGTAGGCGGCCCCGGTCGGGTTGGAGGGGCTGTTGAGGATCACCCAGCGCGTGCGGTAGGTGATGGCCCGCTCCAGATCGCGCGGCTGGAGCTTGAAGCCGTTCTCGGCCGCGCAGGGCACGAACACCGGCGTGCCGCCGCACAGCAAGGTAATGTCGGGATAGCTGACCCAATAGGGCGCCGGAATGATGACCTCGACCCCGGGTTCCACGGTGGCCATCATGGCGTTGTAGATGGTCTGCTTGCCGCCGCAGCCCACGGTGATTTCGTTGAGCGAATACTCCAGGCCGTTCTCGCGCTTGAGCTTGGCGGCGATGGCCTTGCGCAGGGCCACGGTGCCGCCCACCGGAGTGTAGCGGGTTTCGCCCTTGGTCATGGCCTCGGTGGCGGCGGCGCAGATGTGCTCGGGGGTATCGAAGTCCGGCTCCCCGGCGCCAAGGCCGATAACATCGCGCCCCGCGGCCTTCATCTCGTTGGCCTTGGTGGTCACGGCGATGGTCGGCGACGGCTTGATGGCGGACAGGCGCTCGGCGATGATCGACATGGAGTCCTCGCGGGATCTGATTGGGGCGAAAAAACGTCGGGATACGGGGGGAATAAAAAGGCGCGGCGCGGATGCCGTCACCGGAAGCCGGCCAGACCAAACCCCGCGCCGGTCAACCGGCACGGGGACAAGGCGCAAGGCTAGCGCGGCCCGGGACTGGGTTCAAGGCCTGCAACGAGACCATCGAGAGAGAGACCCCAGGATCGGAGGGGTCTGGGGAGGCCCGCCTCCCCAGCCTTCTCTTTTTCCCCCCGGATCACTCGCTCCAGAAGCGTCGGCTGAGAAGCACGTAGACGGTAAAGAACTCCAAGCGCCCCAGCACCATGGCAACCGACAACACCCACTTGGCGGAATCGGGCAAGGGCGCGAAGTTACCGACCGGGCCGATGATGGGCCCCAGGCCGGGCCCGACGTTACAGACCGCCGTCGCCGCTCCTGAGAGGGCCGTCACCCAGTCGAGGCCCAACGCCGTCAGAATCACGGCGATCAGGGAGGTGGTCGAGCCCATGGCGAAGAAGAACAGCAACACCGAAATGGCGATGTCGTCGTCGATCGGCCGCCCGGCGTAGGTCGGCAAGATCACGGCATGAGGCAAGTAGCGCCGACGGATATGGGCGCGCAGAATTTTAAGAGAGACCTGAAGGCGAAACGTCTTGATGCCGCCCGCCGTTGATCCCGTACAGCCGCCCACAAAGGTCAGCATGAAAAACATCAAGACGGGAAACGGCCCCCACAAGGTGTAGTCCTCGGAGGCAAAGCCCGTGGTGGTCACCACCGACGTCAGATTAAAGGCCGAGGTGGTCAGGGCGTGAAAAAACCCGACCTCTCCTTGCATCACCCGCCACAGGGCCACACCCAGCCAACAGGTGGCGAGAAACACCACAAAGCCCCGCACCTGGGCATCGCGCCACAACAACCCGAAGTCGCCCCGCGCCGCCCGGACATAGAGGGGAAACGGCAAGGACCCCAGCATCATGCCCATGGTGGACAGCCAAAGGCCCAACGGCGGCAAGGCAGCCAGCGAGGCATCGGAATTGGCAAAGCCGCCGGTGGACACCGTGGCAAAGGCCAGACACACCGCATCGAACGGTGATTGCCCGACGGCCAGATAGGCCACCATGATCAGGGCGGTCAGAGCCAGATAAACGGCGGAAATCGACACCCCCAACGCCCCGATGCGTGTAAGTCCGCGCTCGGTGGTGTCGGAGCTTTCCATGCGAAACAACTGCATGCCGCCGACTCGCAACGCCGGCAACAAGGCGATGGCCATGCCGATGATGCCGATGCCGCCGATCCACTGCAACAAGGCCCGCCAGAACAAAATGCCCGGCGGCTGGGTGTCCAGGCCAGAAATCACCGTGGATCCGGTGGTGGTCAACCCCGAAATGGTCTCGAAGTAGGCATCGCTAAAGCTCAGGTGCTCCGACGAAAACATGAACGGTAGGCTGCCGAACACCCCCAGGGTGAACCACGCCGACGCCGTCAGGATAAACCCCTGGCGCATGGACAGGTGCAGGTGGGGCCGGGCGTTGGCAAACGCCAGCCCCAGCCCAACAAACACCGTGATCCCCGAGGCCCACAAAAAGCCCAGCCAGTCCTGATCACGGACCAGGGCATCCAGCAAGGCCGGGGCCAGCATGGCCAGCCCCAACCCGGTGGTGAACAAGCCCAGGACAAAGAAAACAGGGCTGAGATCGACGGTCCCCAGGCACAAACCGGGCGCGCCGAGTTCCCGTGGATCGTTCAAGGCCATGGCGTCCGCCCCGTGCTATCAAAGGAAAAACCCCCCAGGCGCCCACGACGGCCCCCGAAGACAAACCCGCGAACCCTACCCGACCCGCGCCCGCCCCGGCAAGCACCCCGCCGCCAGCGTTCCCGGGGCGTCCACTGTCGGCGCCTCCCCACAAAAAAAGCGTTAATTTGATCCACTGCCGGGACAACGAAAAAGGAAAGAGGGGGCCGCGCAGGAGACCAGCCTCCCCCGCCGGCCGTTCTGGATGGGAAGGGAATCACCCCGCCCCCAACGCCCCCTCTCCCCAAAAACCCTCTTTCACTCCCCCTCGAGAACAAACCATTGCCGCGCCGGATCGGGAGTGTCAGGATTCAGCGACCAACCGTCCTTTGCGTCCGGGCGCCCCTGGGTTGGCGCGCGCCAAGAAAAGCGGGCGTTTTGATTATTTTAAAAAGTATACCTCCCCATGGCCCTGCATTCCCTGCGCTCCGTCCTCCTGGCTTCGGCGGTCACGCTGACGGTGGCGTCGGGACTGGCCATCAGTGCCTTTGCCTTTAACACGTCACGACGGACGGTCGAACAAGTATCGGCCGCACTCCGCCACGAAATCGCCCGTCAGGTCACAGACCATTTGCGGTTTTCCCTGGAAGGCGCACGCACCTCCTTGCGTGAGGTGGCCTTTGCTTTCGAAACCGGCCTGTTGTCCCTGGACAATCCCTCCCAGGTGGAACGGGCCTTCCTGCTCAAGACGTTGTACAACCCGGTTATCACCGCCGTTAAGCTGGGAACCCGCGACGGCGGCATCGTAGCCGGCCTCCACACCGGCGCGGGCACCGGCCCCGGCACCGCGGGCTGGCTGATCCGAACCGAAGGTCTCATCGCCGGCCCGCTGATCCGCACGCCGGTGGATGCTAAGGGACAAGCCCTGGGACCGCCGCAACTCTATCCCGGCTACGACACCCGCGAGCGCTCCTGGTACCAAGACGGTGCCAAGGACCGGGATTTCGTGTGCGGCTCCATCTACGCCGTCTACGACACCCAGGACCTGTCCCAGCCGTGCAGCCTCGCCATTACCGGACCCCAGGGGGTCTTTCTCGGGGTGGCGGGCGCTGATCTCCAGTTGTCCGAGATCAGCGCCTACCTAGCCCGGCTGCACACCACCACCCCAGGCCTGACCTTCATCATCGATCGCCAGGGGAACTTGGTGGCCACGTCCACCGGCGACGAGATCGTGCACCCCGGGAGCCCCCAGCCCCCCCGCCGCTTGGCCGCCCGCGAGAGCAAGAATCCCCTGATTGCCGCCAGCGCCCACGCTTTTGAGACTCAGTTCCCCCCCGGGAGGTGGAGGTCGGAGGCCAACGCTACGCCCTGGAAATCGCCCCTGTCGATGAGCCGGCCCCGCTGGGCTGGCAGGTCATCAACATCGTCCCCGCGACGATTTACCACGCCCCCTTGGAAGAGGGGAACCGGGAGACCCTGTGGCTGATTTTGGTCTCGGTCGCCCTGATGGCCGGGATCATGGCCCTGGTGGCCCGGCACATCCTGCGCCCCCTGGACACCCTGACCTGCTCGGTCCAGGCGGTGGCGCGGGGAGATTATTCCCGCCGCCTCGACACAACCCGCGCCGACGAAATCGGCGATCTGGCCCGCGCCGTCGATGCCCTGACCCAGCAATTGGACTCGTCGCGCGCCACCTTGGAACGGCGCCTGACCGACATCAGTGCCGCCGAGGCCCGCTTCGAGACACTGTTTGAGAGCGCCGAAATCGCCATCTGGAACGAAGACTTTACCGACTTGGCCGGGCGCCTGGAAATCTTGCGCCATCAAGGCGTGGTCGATCTGCGCGCCCACCTGCGCCAGACCCCCGAATTGGTCTGGGAGTTGCTGGCCTGCGTGCGCGTGCGCCACGTCAACCGCGCTTCGCTGCGCCTGTTCGGCGCGCGCGACGAAGCCGAGATCCTGTCGGGCCTCGCCCGGATCGTCACCCCGGAAACCCATGGGGTGCTCATCAACAAGTTTTGCGCGGTCTGGGCCCGGGAGAGCGTCTTCCAAAGCGAAACCGTACTGCGCACCCTGGGGGGCGAGCGCCGGGTGGTGCTGCTGTCGTTTCCTGTGCCGCAAACCGCCGAGGGCTTGGCCGCCGTGCCGGTAAGCTTCCTGGACGTCACCCCCATTCGCAAGGCCGAGGACCGCTTGCGGCGCAACACCCTCGAACTGGAGCGCTCCAACTCCGACCTGGAGTCCTTTGCCTACGCCTCGGCTCACGACCTGCGCGAGCCGTTGCGCAACATCACCTCCTACACCACCTTGCTCTCGCGGCGACTGGCCGACCGCCTGGAGCCGGAGGAGCAGGAGTTCTTCCACTATGTGCACCAAGGCGCGCTGCGCATGGACGACTTGGTGTGCGACCTTCTGGAGTTCTCGCGCATCGGCCGCCCGGGCCGCCCGCTAGAGCCGGTCGATCTCGCCGACGTCACCGAGCGGCTGCTGCGCGCGCCGATCGAGGCCGGCGCCGAAACCGAAGGCGCGGCCTCCTTGCCCGTTGTGCTGGGCATCCCGGCCGACCTGGAAAAGCTCTACACCAACCTGCTGGGCAACGCCCTCAAATACCGCTCGCCCGACCGGCCCTTGCGCCTCACCTTCGGCGCGGTGCCCGAGGGATCGTTCTGGCGTTTGTGGCTGCGGGACAACGGCATCGGCTTGCAACCCGGCCAGGGCTACGAGGAGCGCATCTTCCGCCTGTTCCAGCGCCTGCACGGCCGCGCCGAGTACGGCGGCGGTACCGGTATCGGCCTCGCCATCTGCCGCAAGGTGGTGGAGCATCATGGCGGGCGGATGTGGGTGGAGTCGCCGGGGCTGGACCAGGGGACGACCTTCTTTTTCACCCTGCCCGCACCGCCGCCACGGGTCGGACCGCCGGGCAGTGTTTTCGGGCGGATGGAGTTGTTGCCCAAGGATCCCTGAGCACGGGAAGGGAAGGCTGGGGAGACAGGGCCTCCCCAGACCGCACGTTTAGCCGGGAGCCCCGGGCAGCAGGTCTTCGGCGAAGGGCAGGTCGGGGAGGTCGTGGAACAGGCGGCGCACCCCCTCGCCCCATTGGTCGCGCAAGGTCAGCAAATAGGGGTCATCGGCCCGCAGGCGCCGACGCACCGCGCTGCCGAGGCTGTCGCGGCGATAGATCAGGAGATCAAGCGGCGGCCCGACCGAGAGGTTGGAGCGCATGGTGGAATCGAAGGATACCAAGGCGCATTTGGCGGCCTCGGCCAGCGGCGT is a window of Pararhodospirillum photometricum DSM 122 DNA encoding:
- a CDS encoding pyridoxal phosphate-dependent aminotransferase, coding for MSIIAERLSAIKPSPTIAVTTKANEMKAAGRDVIGLGAGEPDFDTPEHICAAATEAMTKGETRYTPVGGTVALRKAIAAKLKRENGLEYSLNEITVGCGGKQTIYNAMMATVEPGVEVIIPAPYWVSYPDITLLCGGTPVFVPCAAENGFKLQPRDLERAITYRTRWVILNSPSNPTGAAYTAEELAALARVILAHPHVWVMTDDMYEHLVYDGFKFSTIAQVEPRLKDRTLTLNGVSKAFSMTGWRVGYAAGPAELISAMNTLQSQSTTHTSSVSQAAAVAALNGPLDFLAERNALFQERRDLVVARINDCPGLSVSKPEGAFYVYVSCAGVIGKTLPNGKLLETDADFVTELLEAEGVAAVQGEAFGLSPYFRISYATATPVLEEACTRIKRFCESLK
- a CDS encoding TrkH family potassium uptake protein, with the translated sequence MALNDPRELGAPGLCLGTVDLSPVFFVLGLFTTGLGLAMLAPALLDALVRDQDWLGFLWASGITVFVGLGLAFANARPHLHLSMRQGFILTASAWFTLGVFGSLPFMFSSEHLSFSDAYFETISGLTTTGSTVISGLDTQPPGILFWRALLQWIGGIGIIGMAIALLPALRVGGMQLFRMESSDTTERGLTRIGALGVSISAVYLALTALIMVAYLAVGQSPFDAVCLAFATVSTGGFANSDASLAALPPLGLWLSTMGMMLGSLPFPLYVRAARGDFGLLWRDAQVRGFVVFLATCWLGVALWRVMQGEVGFFHALTTSAFNLTSVVTTTGFASEDYTLWGPFPVLMFFMLTFVGGCTGSTAGGIKTFRLQVSLKILRAHIRRRYLPHAVILPTYAGRPIDDDIAISVLLFFFAMGSTTSLIAVILTALGLDWVTALSGAATAVCNVGPGLGPIIGPVGNFAPLPDSAKWVLSVAMVLGRLEFFTVYVLLSRRFWSE
- a CDS encoding cache domain-containing protein is translated as MALHSLRSVLLASAVTLTVASGLAISAFAFNTSRRTVEQVSAALRHEIARQVTDHLRFSLEGARTSLREVAFAFETGLLSLDNPSQVERAFLLKTLYNPVITAVKLGTRDGGIVAGLHTGAGTGPGTAGWLIRTEGLIAGPLIRTPVDAKGQALGPPQLYPGYDTRERSWYQDGAKDRDFVCGSIYAVYDTQDLSQPCSLAITGPQGVFLGVAGADLQLSEISAYLARLHTTTPGLTFIIDRQGNLVATSTGDEIVHPGSPQPPRRLAARESKNPLIAASAHAFETQFPPGRWRSEANATPWKSPLSMSRPRWAGRSSTSSPRRFTTPPWKRGTGRPCG
- a CDS encoding sensor histidine kinase, translated to MALVARHILRPLDTLTCSVQAVARGDYSRRLDTTRADEIGDLARAVDALTQQLDSSRATLERRLTDISAAEARFETLFESAEIAIWNEDFTDLAGRLEILRHQGVVDLRAHLRQTPELVWELLACVRVRHVNRASLRLFGARDEAEILSGLARIVTPETHGVLINKFCAVWARESVFQSETVLRTLGGERRVVLLSFPVPQTAEGLAAVPVSFLDVTPIRKAEDRLRRNTLELERSNSDLESFAYASAHDLREPLRNITSYTTLLSRRLADRLEPEEQEFFHYVHQGALRMDDLVCDLLEFSRIGRPGRPLEPVDLADVTERLLRAPIEAGAETEGAASLPVVLGIPADLEKLYTNLLGNALKYRSPDRPLRLTFGAVPEGSFWRLWLRDNGIGLQPGQGYEERIFRLFQRLHGRAEYGGGTGIGLAICRKVVEHHGGRMWVESPGLDQGTTFFFTLPAPPPRVGPPGSVFGRMELLPKDP